Proteins encoded together in one Telopea speciosissima isolate NSW1024214 ecotype Mountain lineage chromosome 4, Tspe_v1, whole genome shotgun sequence window:
- the LOC122660017 gene encoding uncharacterized protein LOC122660017: protein MKMDEEISHFSHPQHILKLQYTEIPFNCDGCKEAGIGLKYICEQCQFELHKVCAIARPVITQPFYKKCEFKFYNRPPGMRICDACRNDVLGFVYHCSSCGFDLHPCCANLPRVLDDGEHNLYLCLKLSSSCHHCGGKGPGWSYRSECRNYNLHVSCVKELWVESWQAMYLNVDNNKVRELQTRIPSLEGNLQSHHRGKGGKLKKCCKIAAGAVTVIVSALLGDPTAIIAAAIGACISK from the coding sequence atgAAGATGGATGAGGAGATCTCTCACTTTAGTCACCCACAACACATTCTGAAGCTCCAATACACAGAAATCCCCTTCAACTGTGATGGGTGCAAGGAAGCCGGCATTGGCCTCAAATACATATGCGAGCAATGCCAATTTGAGTTACACAAGGTATGTGCCATTGCACGTCCGGTCATTACTCAGCCCTTCTACAAGAAATGTGAATTCAAGTTCTATAACCGGCCGCCGGGGATGAGGATATGCGACGCTTGCCGGAACGACGTGCTTGGATTTGTGTACCACTGCAGCAGTTGTGGTTTTGATCTCCATCCATGCTGTGCAAATCTCCCAAGGGTCTTAGATGATGGTGAACACAACTTATATCTGTGTCTCAAACTCTCCAGttcttgtcatcattgtggtgGTAAAGGTCCTGGTTGGTCATATAGGTCTGAATGCAGGAACTATAACCTTCATGTGTCCTGTGTTAAGGAGTTATGGGTTGAGAGTTGGCAGGCTATGTATCTGAATGTGGATAATAATAAAGTGAGGGAGTTGCAGACCAGAATCCCAAGTCTTGAGGGTAACTTGCAGAGCCATCACAGAGGGAAAGGTGGGAAGTTGAAGAAATGTTGCAAGATTGCTGCTGGTGCTGTTACTGTTATAGTTTCAGCACTTCTTGGAGATCCAACGGCTATAATAGCTGCTGCCATTGGAGCTTGCATATCCAAGTGA